One part of the Gemmatimonadota bacterium genome encodes these proteins:
- a CDS encoding efflux RND transporter permease subunit has protein sequence MLNALIALSLRNRVVVLAIAALMLVGGAWTAWRMPVDVFPDLTAPTVTVLTEAHGMAPEEVEALVTFPIETAVNGATGVRRVRSSTAQGISVVWVEFDWGTEIFRDRQIVAEKLQTVAASLPEGIAAPVLAPVSSVMGEIMMIGLTGPTPGSDSMARELRTIADWTVRRRLLAVPGVAQVIPIGGAVKQYQVLPDPARMLAAGVTLDEVVRAARGSNANASGGVYMDKGQEYVIRGIGRVQTVDDIARTVVAVHGGVPVLLSQVAEVHIGSAPKYGDGSVDAAPGVVLAVQKQPGANTLELTARIERELATIQPMLPKGVAINAQLFRQSDFISVAIGNVVTALRDGAVLVVIVLFLFLWNLRATAISLVAIPLSLVVAIFAMQLLGITVNTMTLGGMAIAIGALVDDAIIDVENVFRRLKENHHRPEGERRGALAVVYEASKEIRSSIVNATMIIIVVFLPLFFLGGVEGRLLRPLGFAYVVSILASLLVAVTVTPVLCAYLLPNAGAVQREEESALVRWLKGRYAGTLEWVIARPKAVLGGALLGLLLTVAAVPGLGSAFLPEFNEGEHAQGVNAAEIDVTMKDGIDKERVFEELRTAFSAIPGTNVTIGQPIGHRIDHMLSGTRANIAVKIFGPDLYQLRQVGTAVRDVMQGVPGIADLQLEQQADVPQLRIRADRTALARYGMSVGQLAEAIDVALNGEVVSQVLEQGRSVDLVVRFPDALRANASAIAAVPFDTPTGQRVPLSQLATVTVERGPNTVSRENVQRKIVVQANVAGRDLGSTVNDIRRAVTQQVTLPPGYFVEYGGQFEAQGEATRVLSALSLLAVAAIFVILFAEFRSARTAALVMANLPLALIGGVAAVYLTGRVVSIASLVGFVTLFGVATRNGILLVAHYRQLLSEGVAFREAVVRGSLERLSPILMTALTAGLALIPLAMGGGEPGNELQTPMAIVILGGLLSATALNMLVVPALYWLFGERTVAVASVDVLDPRRADDGAYVVAALPSPSNS, from the coding sequence ATGCTGAATGCACTCATCGCGCTCTCATTGCGCAACCGCGTCGTGGTCCTCGCCATCGCGGCGTTGATGCTGGTGGGCGGAGCGTGGACGGCGTGGCGCATGCCGGTCGACGTCTTTCCCGACCTCACCGCCCCGACCGTGACGGTCCTCACCGAGGCGCACGGGATGGCGCCGGAGGAGGTCGAGGCGCTGGTCACCTTCCCCATCGAGACGGCGGTGAATGGCGCCACCGGCGTGAGGCGCGTGCGCTCGTCGACCGCGCAGGGGATCTCCGTCGTCTGGGTCGAGTTCGACTGGGGGACGGAGATCTTCCGCGACCGGCAGATCGTGGCCGAAAAGCTGCAAACCGTGGCGGCCTCGCTCCCCGAAGGGATCGCGGCGCCGGTGCTCGCCCCCGTGTCGAGCGTGATGGGGGAGATCATGATGATTGGCCTCACGGGCCCAACTCCCGGCAGCGACAGCATGGCGCGCGAGCTGCGCACCATCGCCGACTGGACGGTGCGTCGTCGGCTGCTGGCTGTCCCGGGCGTGGCACAGGTGATCCCGATTGGCGGGGCGGTCAAGCAGTACCAGGTACTCCCCGATCCGGCACGCATGCTCGCCGCCGGCGTGACACTCGACGAGGTGGTGCGCGCGGCGCGCGGCTCCAATGCCAATGCCTCCGGCGGCGTGTACATGGACAAGGGGCAGGAGTACGTGATTCGTGGCATCGGGCGCGTGCAAACGGTGGACGACATCGCGCGCACCGTGGTCGCGGTGCATGGCGGTGTGCCGGTGCTGCTGTCGCAAGTGGCCGAGGTGCACATTGGCAGTGCGCCCAAGTACGGCGACGGTTCGGTGGACGCGGCCCCTGGCGTGGTGCTGGCGGTGCAGAAACAGCCGGGCGCCAACACGTTGGAGCTGACGGCGCGCATCGAGCGCGAACTCGCCACCATCCAGCCCATGCTGCCCAAGGGGGTGGCAATCAACGCGCAGCTCTTCCGGCAGTCCGACTTCATCTCGGTCGCCATCGGAAACGTGGTGACTGCGCTGCGCGACGGGGCGGTGCTGGTGGTCATCGTCCTCTTCCTCTTCCTGTGGAACCTGCGGGCAACGGCGATCTCGCTGGTGGCCATCCCGCTGTCGCTGGTGGTGGCGATCTTCGCCATGCAGCTGCTGGGGATCACGGTGAACACGATGACGCTGGGGGGGATGGCGATCGCGATCGGTGCGCTGGTGGACGACGCGATTATCGACGTGGAGAACGTCTTTCGGCGGCTCAAGGAAAACCACCATCGCCCCGAGGGGGAGCGTCGCGGGGCGCTGGCGGTGGTGTACGAGGCGTCGAAGGAGATTCGCTCCAGCATCGTGAATGCGACGATGATCATCATCGTCGTCTTCCTCCCGCTCTTCTTTCTGGGTGGGGTGGAGGGGCGGTTGCTGCGCCCGCTGGGCTTTGCGTACGTCGTCTCGATCCTGGCCTCGCTGCTGGTAGCGGTGACGGTGACGCCGGTGCTGTGCGCCTACCTGCTGCCGAACGCCGGTGCGGTGCAGCGCGAGGAGGAGAGCGCGCTGGTGCGGTGGCTCAAGGGGCGGTACGCCGGGACGCTGGAGTGGGTCATCGCGCGCCCCAAGGCGGTGCTCGGCGGCGCCTTGCTCGGATTGCTGCTGACGGTAGCCGCGGTCCCCGGGCTGGGCTCGGCCTTCCTCCCGGAGTTCAACGAGGGGGAACACGCGCAGGGGGTGAATGCCGCCGAGATCGACGTGACGATGAAGGACGGGATCGACAAGGAGCGCGTGTTCGAGGAACTGCGCACCGCCTTCTCGGCCATTCCCGGGACCAACGTCACCATCGGTCAACCGATCGGCCATCGCATCGACCACATGCTGTCAGGGACTCGTGCAAACATCGCGGTCAAGATCTTCGGCCCCGACCTGTACCAGCTGCGCCAGGTGGGGACGGCGGTGCGCGACGTGATGCAGGGCGTACCCGGCATCGCCGACTTGCAGCTGGAGCAGCAGGCCGACGTGCCGCAGCTTCGCATTCGCGCCGACCGCACCGCGCTGGCGCGCTACGGGATGAGCGTTGGGCAGCTGGCCGAGGCGATCGACGTCGCGCTCAATGGTGAGGTGGTGTCGCAGGTGCTGGAGCAGGGGCGCAGCGTCGACCTCGTCGTGCGCTTTCCCGATGCGCTGCGCGCCAACGCCTCAGCCATCGCCGCCGTCCCGTTCGATACGCCCACAGGGCAGCGGGTTCCACTGTCGCAACTGGCGACGGTGACGGTGGAGCGCGGCCCCAACACCGTGTCGCGCGAGAACGTGCAGCGAAAGATCGTCGTGCAGGCCAACGTGGCGGGGCGCGACCTGGGGAGCACGGTGAACGACATCCGGCGGGCGGTGACTCAACAGGTCACGCTTCCCCCCGGCTACTTCGTGGAGTATGGCGGACAGTTCGAAGCGCAGGGGGAGGCGACGCGCGTGTTGTCGGCGCTCTCGTTGCTGGCGGTGGCGGCGATCTTCGTGATCCTCTTTGCCGAGTTTCGTTCGGCGCGTACGGCGGCGCTGGTGATGGCCAACCTGCCGCTGGCGCTCATTGGTGGAGTGGCGGCGGTGTACCTCACGGGGCGCGTGGTGAGCATTGCCTCACTGGTAGGCTTCGTGACGCTCTTCGGCGTCGCCACGCGCAACGGCATCCTGCTGGTGGCGCACTACCGCCAGCTGCTCTCCGAAGGGGTGGCGTTCCGGGAGGCGGTGGTGCGGGGTTCGCTGGAGCGACTGTCGCCCATCCTCATGACGGCGCTCACCGCTGGGCTGGCGCTCATTCCGCTGGCGATGGGAGGCGGAGAGCCCGGCAACGAGCTGCAGACGCCGATGGCGATCGTGATCCTGGGCGGGCTGCTCTCGGCGACCGCGCTCAACATGCTGGTGGTGCCGGCGCTGTACTGGTTGTTTGGCGAACGCACGGTGGCGGTCGCTTCGGTGGACGTCCTGGATCCACGACGCGCGGACGACGGGGCATACGTCGTCGCGGCGCTCCCCTCCCCCTCCAACTCCTAG
- a CDS encoding chromate resistance protein, with amino-acid sequence MAVELGRLQRRLDEIRAIDWFDAEGGPAATESVRGVELALRALSGPAGDASDGSAEARGRGALWVTRRDLHVDRLASAWLIRRFIDPAARFLFVEASAYTHAEPQRRFDMFEGEYTHEGADCTFETLLRRFALADPALVALGEIVHDLDLKERTFARPETDGVARLIDGLVRSHATDEARLEHGLAVFDALYAGFRPSGP; translated from the coding sequence GTGGCCGTCGAATTGGGGCGACTGCAGCGGCGATTGGACGAGATACGGGCGATCGACTGGTTCGATGCCGAGGGGGGGCCGGCGGCCACGGAGTCCGTGCGGGGGGTCGAGCTCGCGCTGCGCGCCCTTTCTGGACCGGCGGGCGATGCGTCTGATGGGAGCGCGGAGGCGCGAGGGCGCGGCGCCCTCTGGGTCACGCGTCGCGATCTTCACGTCGATCGCCTGGCCAGCGCCTGGCTCATTCGGCGGTTCATCGACCCGGCGGCGCGCTTCCTGTTTGTCGAGGCCAGCGCCTACACGCACGCCGAGCCGCAGCGTCGCTTCGACATGTTCGAGGGCGAATACACGCATGAAGGGGCCGATTGCACCTTCGAGACGCTGCTGCGGCGCTTTGCGCTGGCCGATCCGGCACTGGTGGCGTTAGGCGAGATCGTGCACGACCTCGACCTCAAGGAACGCACCTTCGCTCGACCCGAAACCGACGGGGTGGCGCGCCTGATCGACGGGCTCGTGCGATCACATGCCACCGACGAGGCGCGACTCGAGCACGGGTTGGCCGTCTTCGACGCGCTGTACGCGGGATTTCGCCCGAGCGGGCCGTGA
- a CDS encoding efflux RND transporter periplasmic adaptor subunit: MTRDILQRRRATRFLIACASLAALAACARDKGAEAPATPEGGEPAGGAITLWTDSTELFMEHPALIVGAPDKFAVHLTDLTDFAPLRSGRITLTFRPQGGGAPVVVVQETPRAPGIYGPAPTFTAAGTYDLTILVDSPQAKDSISVPGLRVYATAAEAPREGDGGDSGISFLKEQQWKTPGFATAFARKGDVAGSFEASGVIEPQAGRWAQVSAPVGGLVDAAGVATSPVPGQRVSRGQVLATLTPSLGEGGGAAIAEARARLREAEDEYERAKRLLAVEAVPERRVHEAEIRLTAAREALAGYGADVGGRVTVTSPIAGVVAERRVTPGSRVEGGAPLFTIVDPSVVWLRVNVPAAMAPQVSRSAGVDFEVEGSTRRYTARRVVSIGSVIDSMSRTVPVLFEVANGDGSIKVGANARVAVRTGQRERGVAIAAAAVLEEDGRPIAFVQPEGETFERRELVVVGREGDVILVRAGVKAGERVVTGAAYQVRLASLSTSVPAHGHEH, from the coding sequence ATGACTAGAGATATTCTGCAGCGCCGCCGCGCCACGCGCTTCCTGATTGCGTGCGCGTCGCTGGCCGCGCTGGCGGCGTGTGCTCGTGACAAGGGCGCCGAGGCGCCGGCGACCCCCGAAGGGGGTGAGCCGGCCGGTGGCGCCATCACGCTCTGGACCGACTCGACCGAACTTTTCATGGAGCATCCGGCGCTGATCGTCGGGGCGCCGGACAAGTTTGCGGTGCACCTTACCGACCTCACCGACTTCGCCCCGCTGCGCAGCGGGCGCATCACCCTCACCTTCCGCCCGCAAGGCGGAGGCGCGCCGGTGGTAGTGGTGCAGGAAACGCCGCGCGCCCCCGGCATCTACGGGCCGGCGCCGACGTTTACCGCGGCCGGCACGTACGACCTCACCATCCTGGTCGACTCGCCTCAAGCGAAGGACAGCATCTCGGTGCCGGGGTTGAGGGTGTACGCCACGGCCGCCGAGGCACCGCGCGAGGGCGACGGGGGAGACAGCGGTATCAGCTTCCTCAAGGAACAGCAATGGAAGACGCCGGGCTTCGCGACCGCGTTCGCGCGTAAGGGAGACGTGGCGGGATCATTCGAGGCATCGGGGGTGATCGAGCCGCAGGCGGGGCGCTGGGCGCAGGTGAGCGCGCCGGTGGGAGGACTGGTCGATGCGGCGGGGGTGGCGACTTCGCCCGTCCCCGGCCAGCGCGTGTCGCGCGGGCAGGTGCTGGCCACGCTCACGCCGTCGTTAGGCGAAGGGGGCGGAGCGGCGATCGCAGAAGCGCGCGCCCGGTTGCGTGAGGCGGAGGATGAGTACGAACGGGCCAAGCGGTTGCTTGCTGTCGAGGCGGTGCCCGAGCGCCGCGTGCACGAGGCCGAGATTCGCCTGACGGCGGCGCGCGAGGCGCTGGCGGGGTATGGCGCCGACGTCGGCGGGCGCGTGACGGTGACGTCGCCGATAGCCGGCGTCGTCGCGGAGCGTCGGGTGACGCCGGGGAGCCGCGTGGAAGGGGGAGCGCCGCTCTTCACCATCGTCGATCCGTCGGTGGTGTGGCTGCGCGTCAACGTGCCGGCGGCGATGGCGCCGCAGGTGTCGCGCAGCGCGGGGGTGGACTTCGAGGTGGAAGGGTCGACGCGCCGCTACACGGCGCGGCGCGTGGTGTCGATCGGGAGCGTGATCGACTCGATGTCGCGCACCGTGCCGGTCTTGTTCGAGGTGGCCAATGGCGATGGCTCCATCAAGGTGGGGGCCAACGCGCGCGTGGCGGTGCGTACCGGGCAGCGGGAGCGCGGCGTGGCGATCGCGGCGGCGGCGGTGCTGGAGGAAGACGGGCGCCCGATCGCCTTCGTGCAGCCCGAAGGGGAGACGTTCGAGCGGCGCGAGCTGGTGGTGGTGGGGCGCGAGGGCGACGTGATCCTCGTGCGCGCGGGCGTGAAGGCGGGTGAGCGCGTCGTCACGGGTGCCGCGTATCAGGTGCGCCTGGCGTCGCTCTCGACGAGCGTCCCGGCGCACGGCCACGAGCACTAG
- a CDS encoding DUF4198 domain-containing protein, translated as MANWPSPRERYHKHVKALVQVGTERSDAYATVMGYPAEIIPTVNPYTLKAGATLQVKTLVDGKPAGNQFVLYGGEVSGRGAMEQKSTRSNAEGIASIPLTTAGVYYIKFINMTKLPSGPVNYESKWATLTFEVR; from the coding sequence ATGGCGAACTGGCCAAGCCCGCGCGAGCGCTACCACAAGCACGTGAAGGCGCTGGTACAGGTGGGGACCGAGCGCAGCGATGCCTATGCCACGGTGATGGGATATCCGGCCGAGATCATCCCGACGGTGAACCCCTACACGTTGAAAGCTGGTGCCACGCTGCAGGTGAAGACGCTGGTGGATGGCAAGCCGGCCGGCAACCAGTTCGTGCTGTACGGCGGCGAGGTGTCGGGAAGGGGGGCGATGGAGCAGAAGAGCACGCGCTCCAACGCCGAGGGGATTGCCAGCATCCCGCTGACGACGGCAGGGGTGTACTACATCAAGTTCATCAACATGACCAAGCTGCCGAGCGGCCCGGTGAACTACGAATCGAAGTGGGCGACGCTGACGTTTGAGGTGCGGTAG
- a CDS encoding TolC family protein has protein sequence MCAIAITPAIGAAQLTLDSARRVAQAASPDLRAQREAVLAAQARERQAGALLNPVLVYGREQTSRGDQTNAQNITQLEQSIEVGGQRAARRAVARVRVSLAMARLDSVATTLDYEVATTFARVVTADQRARLADETAAAFAEAQRVSDRRLAAGDVSGYAARRLRLEGARFAAVRSAAALERRTARVALATLMGLPMIGADSLAISTRIASDGTTLEQLPLDSLLQLAQRDRAEARLIMLDTEAARADAHLVARERIPTPVLSAGYKGERVADPTAGSLTGFRGVVAGLTVPLPLFDRRAGAIEAAAADTRRVEAARDAVRRRVAREVADALDNLRAVEAQRAALAPQLGEEGRAAIRAIQASYAEGEVTLVEWLDAMRAYQEAESTLVTLQGEVAVRRAALARAVGASLFPAATPLR, from the coding sequence GTGTGTGCAATCGCGATCACCCCCGCGATAGGCGCCGCACAGCTCACGCTCGATTCGGCGCGACGTGTTGCGCAGGCGGCCAGCCCCGACCTTCGCGCCCAGCGCGAAGCCGTGCTTGCCGCCCAGGCGCGCGAGCGCCAGGCGGGGGCGCTGCTCAACCCCGTGCTCGTCTACGGGCGCGAGCAGACCTCGCGCGGCGACCAGACCAACGCGCAGAACATCACGCAGCTCGAGCAGTCGATCGAGGTGGGCGGTCAACGCGCCGCACGTCGTGCGGTCGCGCGCGTACGCGTGTCGCTGGCGATGGCACGCCTCGACAGCGTGGCGACGACGCTCGACTACGAGGTCGCCACGACCTTCGCGCGCGTCGTGACGGCCGACCAGCGCGCGCGCCTTGCCGACGAAACCGCCGCGGCCTTTGCCGAAGCACAGCGCGTGAGCGATCGCCGCCTCGCCGCGGGCGACGTCTCGGGCTACGCCGCGCGCCGCCTGCGACTGGAAGGGGCACGCTTCGCGGCGGTGCGCAGCGCGGCGGCGCTGGAACGTCGCACCGCGCGGGTGGCGCTTGCGACGCTGATGGGGCTGCCGATGATCGGAGCCGATTCGCTGGCCATTTCGACACGCATTGCGTCTGACGGCACCACCCTGGAACAGCTCCCGCTCGACTCGTTGTTGCAGTTGGCGCAACGCGACCGCGCCGAGGCGCGCCTCATCATGCTGGACACGGAGGCGGCCAGGGCCGACGCCCACCTCGTCGCACGCGAGCGCATCCCCACGCCGGTGCTCTCGGCGGGCTACAAGGGGGAGCGCGTGGCCGATCCCACCGCAGGATCGCTCACCGGCTTTCGCGGCGTTGTCGCTGGGCTCACGGTACCGCTGCCACTGTTTGACCGGCGCGCCGGTGCCATCGAGGCCGCCGCGGCCGATACGCGCCGCGTCGAGGCGGCGCGGGATGCGGTGCGGCGGCGAGTGGCCCGCGAAGTGGCCGACGCGCTGGACAACCTGCGCGCTGTCGAGGCGCAGCGCGCCGCCCTGGCACCACAACTCGGCGAGGAGGGGCGCGCCGCCATTCGCGCCATTCAAGCCTCGTACGCCGAAGGCGAGGTGACGCTGGTGGAGTGGCTCGACGCGATGCGCGCCTACCAGGAAGCCGAATCGACCCTCGTCACGCTCCAGGGTGAAGTGGCCGTTCGCCGCGCCGCATTGGCGCGCGCCGTGGGCGCTTCACTCTTCCCCGCGGCCACGCCCCTTCGATGA
- a CDS encoding HupE/UreJ family protein codes for MVPLVPGVALAHGVASGDKGYLQEVSGVLMIPFAYLGAKHMVTGYDHLLFLLGVIFFLYRLKDVALYVTLFAVGHSVTLISGVLAGVSVNAFVIDAIIGLSVVYKALDNLRAFERWFGRAPNARVATLLFGLFHGLGLATKIQDFQVSPEGLLPNLVAFNVGVELGQVLALSMILIAMSYWRRLPSFGRRAWGANVAIMAAGFVLMGYQMVGYFITRSFTA; via the coding sequence ATGGTCCCGCTGGTGCCCGGCGTGGCACTCGCGCATGGCGTAGCGAGCGGCGACAAGGGGTACCTGCAGGAGGTGTCGGGGGTGCTCATGATCCCCTTTGCCTACCTCGGCGCCAAGCACATGGTGACCGGGTACGATCACCTGCTCTTTCTGCTTGGGGTGATCTTCTTCCTGTACCGGCTCAAGGACGTGGCGTTGTACGTCACGCTGTTTGCGGTGGGGCACTCGGTCACGCTCATCAGCGGGGTGCTGGCCGGGGTATCGGTCAACGCCTTCGTGATCGACGCCATCATCGGGCTGTCGGTGGTCTACAAGGCGCTCGACAACCTGCGGGCGTTCGAGCGATGGTTCGGTCGGGCGCCTAACGCGCGGGTGGCGACGCTCCTCTTCGGGCTCTTTCACGGGCTGGGGCTGGCGACCAAGATCCAGGACTTCCAGGTGTCGCCCGAGGGGCTGCTCCCCAACCTGGTGGCGTTCAACGTGGGGGTAGAGCTCGGGCAGGTGCTGGCACTGAGCATGATCCTCATCGCCATGTCGTACTGGCGGCGCCTGCCGAGCTTTGGCCGCCGGGCGTGGGGGGCCAACGTTGCCATCATGGCGGCGGGCTTTGTCCTCATGGGCTACCAGATGGTCGGCTACTTCATCACGCGTTCCTTCACCGCCTGA
- a CDS encoding DUF1259 domain-containing protein yields the protein MTISLPVLSARRSSSRQRLTRPWRLVLLALPLLLAPRGGSAQGAAATWGEVARILQTPAVATGGYQRFNFPRRDVTMRMGDVTVSPMLALGGWAGFSGEPSDAMLMGDLVVTRDELQPVLAELARQEIGVTSIHNHLAGESPSITYIHFHGEGDAVTLARRLDRAVALTKAPRPVTSSAPPPVTIDTALVHRTMGVTGRASGAVSQLAFQLVPGTVTMHGKVLVPALAYGSPVNIQMVDATRAVATGDFAVGEHHVDPVVRALATNGITATAVHSHLVGESPRIYYIHFWADGALPEVLKGLRAAVDAGR from the coding sequence ATGACCATCTCTCTTCCCGTGCTTTCGGCGCGTCGTTCGTCCTCACGCCAGCGCCTCACACGCCCATGGCGGCTTGTCTTGCTCGCGCTGCCGTTGTTGCTGGCGCCGCGCGGAGGGAGCGCGCAGGGCGCGGCCGCGACCTGGGGCGAGGTCGCCCGCATCCTGCAGACCCCCGCCGTCGCCACCGGTGGCTATCAACGGTTCAACTTTCCGCGCCGCGACGTCACGATGCGCATGGGCGACGTGACGGTGTCACCGATGCTGGCGTTAGGCGGCTGGGCCGGCTTCAGCGGCGAGCCTTCGGACGCCATGCTCATGGGCGACCTGGTGGTCACGCGCGATGAACTCCAACCGGTGCTGGCCGAGCTGGCACGACAAGAGATCGGCGTCACGTCGATCCACAACCACCTGGCGGGCGAGAGCCCGAGCATCACGTACATCCACTTTCATGGCGAGGGGGATGCCGTGACGCTGGCGCGCAGGCTCGACCGCGCCGTCGCGCTCACGAAGGCACCGCGCCCCGTCACGAGCAGTGCGCCTCCCCCAGTCACGATCGACACGGCGCTGGTGCACCGCACGATGGGGGTCACCGGGCGCGCGTCGGGGGCGGTGTCGCAGCTTGCCTTCCAGCTGGTCCCCGGGACGGTGACGATGCACGGCAAGGTGCTGGTGCCGGCGCTGGCGTACGGGAGCCCGGTGAATATCCAGATGGTCGATGCCACGCGCGCCGTGGCAACGGGCGACTTTGCGGTGGGGGAGCATCACGTCGACCCGGTGGTGCGCGCGCTCGCGACCAACGGGATCACGGCGACCGCGGTGCATTCGCACCTGGTGGGCGAGTCGCCGCGGATCTACTACATCCACTTCTGGGCCGACGGGGCGCTGCCGGAGGTGCTGAAGGGGCTGAGGGCGGCGGTAGACGCTGGACGCTGA
- a CDS encoding carbohydrate binding family 9 domain-containing protein: MPLAARRHRLTTPVTLLAIAAGMCRAPSLGAQLPTTNVPALRVGTVRGVVHLDGRLDEAMWAGADSIAALTQIEPVQGVRPAGRTVVRILASADAIVIGVRADDPDPARIVAFARERDANLSNEDHIKLVLDTYRDGRSGYVFAVNPNAARYDALVSNQGESENANWDAAWEAVTARTATGWSAEIRIPVLSLQFKQGASEWGFNVQRRIQRLLETDRWASPERNFQVTQTFRAGRLTDVPPFSLGLGLSVRPSLTAGGGVPAPKAGFEEAHDASLDITKTLGANTLAAFTVNTDFAETEVDTRRTNLTRFPIVFPEKRTFFLQGADIFDFGLGTGDDVRPFFSRRIGLLSGNEVPIQAGLKVSGRGRGANVGALVLHTGDIDDREALGLPQTSSTMGVLRVRQNALRESSVGMLATFGDPLGRAGSWTAGGDATFQTSRLFGNKNFLAGVWGLAMGREGLGDGERTAVGGKLDYPNDLWDVALTFRRVGDAFDPSLGFIPRPAVQALNLSMTYKPRPKGNVLGLDVRQMMNELFFTLVGDLDDRWESYRVFFAPVNWRLESGDRFEFNANPTGERLALPFEIAKGVVIPAGSHHWMRYRFEAGFAPKRRLSGQATWWTGGFYTGRLDELVLTGAWKPSPLFIVELNSTRNVGRLPEGNFTQDLVGTRVRVNVSSNLQLNSYLQYDNSSDSFGANTRLRWTFAPLGDLFVVYNHNLRHDIDPETGRPIDMGLVTDPTRRLDRRWGFGSNQLLVKVQYAVRY; this comes from the coding sequence ATGCCTCTCGCCGCACGTCGACATCGCCTAACGACGCCCGTCACGCTCCTGGCGATCGCGGCGGGGATGTGTCGCGCCCCGTCGCTCGGCGCACAGCTCCCCACCACCAACGTCCCGGCGCTGCGCGTGGGGACGGTGCGCGGCGTGGTGCACCTCGACGGTCGCCTTGACGAAGCCATGTGGGCCGGCGCCGACTCGATCGCGGCGCTCACGCAGATCGAACCGGTGCAGGGGGTGAGACCGGCGGGGCGCACGGTGGTACGCATCCTGGCCAGCGCCGACGCGATCGTGATCGGCGTGCGTGCCGACGATCCTGATCCCGCCCGAATCGTGGCCTTTGCCCGCGAGCGCGATGCGAACCTGAGCAACGAAGATCACATCAAGCTCGTGCTCGACACGTACCGCGACGGACGGTCAGGGTACGTGTTTGCCGTGAACCCCAATGCGGCACGCTACGACGCGTTGGTGTCCAACCAGGGAGAGAGCGAGAACGCCAACTGGGACGCCGCGTGGGAGGCGGTGACGGCGCGCACGGCGACGGGGTGGTCGGCCGAGATCCGCATCCCGGTGCTGAGCCTGCAATTCAAGCAGGGGGCGAGCGAGTGGGGGTTCAACGTGCAACGCCGCATCCAGCGCCTGCTCGAGACCGACCGCTGGGCGAGCCCCGAGCGCAACTTCCAGGTGACGCAGACCTTTCGCGCCGGCCGGCTGACCGACGTCCCGCCCTTCTCGCTGGGGCTGGGATTGAGCGTGCGCCCATCGCTCACCGCGGGCGGCGGCGTCCCGGCGCCCAAGGCGGGCTTCGAGGAGGCGCACGACGCGAGCCTCGACATCACCAAGACGTTAGGCGCGAACACGCTGGCCGCGTTCACGGTCAACACCGACTTCGCCGAGACGGAGGTCGACACGCGCCGCACCAACCTCACGCGCTTTCCCATCGTCTTCCCCGAGAAGCGGACCTTCTTCCTGCAGGGGGCCGACATCTTCGATTTCGGCCTGGGGACCGGAGACGACGTGCGCCCCTTCTTCAGCCGGCGCATCGGGCTCCTGAGCGGGAACGAGGTCCCGATCCAGGCGGGGCTCAAGGTCAGCGGACGCGGGCGCGGGGCCAATGTCGGCGCCCTCGTGCTGCACACCGGTGACATCGATGATCGGGAGGCGTTGGGCCTGCCGCAGACGTCCAGTACCATGGGTGTCCTGCGCGTGCGGCAGAATGCGCTGCGCGAGTCGAGCGTGGGGATGCTGGCCACGTTCGGTGACCCGTTGGGGCGCGCCGGGAGCTGGACCGCGGGAGGCGACGCGACCTTTCAGACGTCACGGCTGTTCGGCAACAAGAACTTCCTCGCCGGCGTGTGGGGGCTCGCCATGGGACGCGAGGGGCTCGGCGACGGCGAACGCACCGCCGTCGGTGGGAAGCTCGACTACCCCAATGACCTCTGGGATGTCGCGCTCACCTTTCGACGCGTCGGCGACGCCTTCGATCCCTCGTTAGGGTTCATTCCCCGCCCCGCCGTGCAGGCGCTCAACCTCAGCATGACCTACAAGCCGCGCCCCAAGGGGAACGTGCTGGGACTGGACGTGCGGCAGATGATGAACGAGCTGTTCTTCACCCTGGTGGGCGACCTCGACGACCGGTGGGAGAGCTATCGCGTCTTCTTTGCCCCGGTCAACTGGCGGCTGGAGAGCGGCGATCGCTTCGAGTTCAACGCCAATCCAACCGGGGAGCGCCTGGCGTTACCCTTCGAGATCGCCAAAGGGGTCGTGATCCCCGCGGGGTCGCACCACTGGATGCGCTACCGCTTCGAAGCGGGCTTTGCCCCCAAGCGACGCCTGAGCGGGCAGGCCACCTGGTGGACCGGGGGCTTCTACACGGGGCGCCTGGACGAGCTGGTGCTGACCGGGGCGTGGAAGCCGTCGCCCCTGTTCATCGTCGAGCTCAACTCGACGCGCAATGTGGGGCGCTTGCCGGAGGGCAACTTCACGCAGGACCTGGTGGGGACGCGCGTGCGCGTGAACGTCTCCTCCAACCTGCAGCTCAACAGCTACCTGCAGTACGACAACAGCTCCGACAGCTTTGGCGCCAACACGCGCCTGCGCTGGACCTTTGCCCCGTTAGGCGACCTGTTCGTGGTGTACAACCACAACCTGCGCCACGACATCGACCCGGAGACCGGGCGCCCGATCGACATGGGGTTGGTGACCGATCCGACCCGGCGCCTGGACCGGCGCTGGGGGTTCGGGTCGAACCAGTTGCTGGTGAAGGTGCAGTACGCGGTGCGGTACTGA